In Tuberibacillus sp. Marseille-P3662, the following proteins share a genomic window:
- a CDS encoding GNAT family N-acetyltransferase produces MSLELTSMTEERFNQYYKHALKAYADEHVKAGNWKEEEAIQKARQQFEQLLPDGLETKDHHLLSILHDGEPIGILWLRVQSNHQEKQAIIFDIKLDEDQRGKGFGTAAMEAIDEYAQSMGVQQIRLHVFAHNQRAKSLYEKMGYDMTGYQMSKRLS; encoded by the coding sequence ATGTCGCTAGAATTAACATCAATGACGGAAGAAAGATTTAATCAATATTATAAGCATGCTTTGAAAGCGTATGCAGATGAACACGTGAAAGCAGGAAATTGGAAAGAAGAAGAGGCCATTCAAAAGGCTCGGCAACAATTTGAGCAACTGTTGCCAGATGGGCTAGAAACAAAGGATCATCATCTGCTATCTATTTTACATGATGGAGAACCTATCGGGATTTTATGGTTGCGTGTCCAATCAAATCATCAAGAAAAGCAAGCCATTATATTTGACATTAAGCTTGATGAGGATCAGCGTGGGAAAGGATTCGGAACAGCCGCAATGGAAGCTATTGACGAGTATGCACAGTCAATGGGTGTCCAGCAAATACGCCTACATGTTTTCGCACATAATCAACGAGCTAAATCCCTTTATGAAAAAATGGGTTATGACATGACGGGTTATCAAATGTCGAAAAGGTTATCATGA